One genomic window of Haliotis asinina isolate JCU_RB_2024 chromosome 4, JCU_Hal_asi_v2, whole genome shotgun sequence includes the following:
- the LOC137281255 gene encoding serine/threonine-protein kinase PAK 3-like isoform X1, whose product MSEDVDKPPAPPVRLESARESSMPQEYKPLPKEPEERRKMKTPKGNKIAKQKENEKPVISAPSNFEHTVHVGFDPHTGEFTGMPESWARLLQNSNISKMEQKRNPQAVLDVLNYYETSKDVKESKYMLNLKPASSASTKSNLSDKLSSPVVLTQDTFQSKEQNSATPTPSEEEEEEPPPPIAARPDKTKSIYTKPVEDEHPSEKNSDNKTEKPKKKKMTDEEIMEKLRTIVSLGDPNRKYTKMEKIGQGASGTVYIAIEVATGREVAIKTMNLSQQPKKELIINEILVMREHQNPNIVNYLDSYLVGEELWVVMEFLAGGSLTDVVTETCMDEGQIAAVCRECLQALEFLHENQVIHRDIKSDNILLGMDGSVKLTDFGFCAQLSPEQSKRSTMVGTPYWMAPEVVTRKQYGPKVDIWSLGIMAIEMIEGEPPYLNENPLRALYLIATNGKPEIKEKQKLSPVFQDFLDKCLEVDVEKRASASELLKHPFLRLAKPLASLVPLILAAKEAQKGH is encoded by the exons ggaACAAAATTGCCAagcagaaagaaaatgaaaagccAGTCATATCAGCCCCTTCCAATTTTGAGCACACAGTTCATGTGGGGTTTGACCCTCACACTGGAGAGTTCACA GGAATGCCGGAGTCATGGGCTCGTCTGCTCCAGAACTCCAACATTTCCAAGATGGAGCAGAAGCGGAACCCGCAGGCTGTGCTGGATGTGCTCAACTACTATGAGACATCCAAAGATGTGAAGGAGTCGAAATACATGCTCAACCTAAAACCTGCAA GTAGTGCTTCCACAAAATCCAACCTGTCTGACAAACTCTCGTCTCCAGTAGTACTCACACAG GATACATTTCAGTCGAAGGAGCAGAATTCGGCAACCCCCACCCCTAGtgaagaggaagaggaagagccCCCTCCGCCAATAGCTGCCCGACCTGACAAGACCAAGTCAATA TACACAAAACCAGTAGAAGATGAACATCCAAGTGAAAAGAACTCTgacaacaaaactgaaaaaccAAAAAAGAAGAAGATGACAGATGAAGAAATCATGGAGAAACTACGTACAATTGTTTCACTAGGAGATCCCAATAGGAAGTACACCAAGATGGAGAAGATTGGCCAAGG AGCTTCAGGCACAGTATACATTGCCATTGAAGTGGCAACAGGGCGCGAGGTGGCCATTAAGACTATGAACCTGTCTCAGCAGCCCAAGAAGGAACTGATCATCAATGAGATCCTAGTGATGCGGGAGCACCAGAACCCCAACATCGTCAACTACCTCGACAGCTACCTCGTCGGGGAGGAGCTCTGG GTTGTTATGGAGTTCTTAGCTGGAGGTTCACTGACAGACGTCGTGACGGAAACATGCATGGACGAGGGGCAGATTGCTGCTGTTTGCAGAGAG TGTCTACAAGCCCTGGAGTTCCTGCATGAGAATCAGGTGATCCACAGAGACATCAAATCTGACAACATCCTCCTCGGCATGGACGGCAGTGTCAAACTCA ctgactttgGTTTTTGTGCTCAGCTGTCTCCAGAACAAAGCAAGCGGTCCACAATGGTGGGCACCCCGTACTGGATGGCCCCTGAGGTTGTCACCAG GAAGCAGTACGGGCCTAAGGTTGACATCTGGAGTTTGGGCATCATGGCTATTGAGATGATTGAGGGAGAACCTCCCTACCTGAATGAAAACCCACTCAGG GCCCTGTACCTGATTGCAACAAACGGCAAGCCAGAGATCAAGGAGAAGCAGAAACTGTCTCCAGTCTTCCAGGACTTTCTGGACAAATGTCTTGAGGTGGATGTGGAGAAGAGAGCATCAGCTTCAGAACTACTGAAG CATCCGTTCCTGCGACTAGCCAAGCCTTTAGCCAGTCTAGTCCCACTCATCCTTGCCGCTAAGGAGGCACAGAAGGGAcactga
- the LOC137281255 gene encoding serine/threonine-protein kinase PAK 3-like isoform X2, with the protein MSEDVDKPPAPPVRLESARESSMPQEYKPLPKEPEERRKMKTPKGNKIAKQKENEKPVISAPSNFEHTVHVGFDPHTGEFTGMPESWARLLQNSNISKMEQKRNPQAVLDVLNYYETSKDVKESKYMLNLKPASSASTKSNLSDKLSSPVVLTQSKEQNSATPTPSEEEEEEPPPPIAARPDKTKSIYTKPVEDEHPSEKNSDNKTEKPKKKKMTDEEIMEKLRTIVSLGDPNRKYTKMEKIGQGASGTVYIAIEVATGREVAIKTMNLSQQPKKELIINEILVMREHQNPNIVNYLDSYLVGEELWVVMEFLAGGSLTDVVTETCMDEGQIAAVCRECLQALEFLHENQVIHRDIKSDNILLGMDGSVKLTDFGFCAQLSPEQSKRSTMVGTPYWMAPEVVTRKQYGPKVDIWSLGIMAIEMIEGEPPYLNENPLRALYLIATNGKPEIKEKQKLSPVFQDFLDKCLEVDVEKRASASELLKHPFLRLAKPLASLVPLILAAKEAQKGH; encoded by the exons ggaACAAAATTGCCAagcagaaagaaaatgaaaagccAGTCATATCAGCCCCTTCCAATTTTGAGCACACAGTTCATGTGGGGTTTGACCCTCACACTGGAGAGTTCACA GGAATGCCGGAGTCATGGGCTCGTCTGCTCCAGAACTCCAACATTTCCAAGATGGAGCAGAAGCGGAACCCGCAGGCTGTGCTGGATGTGCTCAACTACTATGAGACATCCAAAGATGTGAAGGAGTCGAAATACATGCTCAACCTAAAACCTGCAA GTAGTGCTTCCACAAAATCCAACCTGTCTGACAAACTCTCGTCTCCAGTAGTACTCACACAG TCGAAGGAGCAGAATTCGGCAACCCCCACCCCTAGtgaagaggaagaggaagagccCCCTCCGCCAATAGCTGCCCGACCTGACAAGACCAAGTCAATA TACACAAAACCAGTAGAAGATGAACATCCAAGTGAAAAGAACTCTgacaacaaaactgaaaaaccAAAAAAGAAGAAGATGACAGATGAAGAAATCATGGAGAAACTACGTACAATTGTTTCACTAGGAGATCCCAATAGGAAGTACACCAAGATGGAGAAGATTGGCCAAGG AGCTTCAGGCACAGTATACATTGCCATTGAAGTGGCAACAGGGCGCGAGGTGGCCATTAAGACTATGAACCTGTCTCAGCAGCCCAAGAAGGAACTGATCATCAATGAGATCCTAGTGATGCGGGAGCACCAGAACCCCAACATCGTCAACTACCTCGACAGCTACCTCGTCGGGGAGGAGCTCTGG GTTGTTATGGAGTTCTTAGCTGGAGGTTCACTGACAGACGTCGTGACGGAAACATGCATGGACGAGGGGCAGATTGCTGCTGTTTGCAGAGAG TGTCTACAAGCCCTGGAGTTCCTGCATGAGAATCAGGTGATCCACAGAGACATCAAATCTGACAACATCCTCCTCGGCATGGACGGCAGTGTCAAACTCA ctgactttgGTTTTTGTGCTCAGCTGTCTCCAGAACAAAGCAAGCGGTCCACAATGGTGGGCACCCCGTACTGGATGGCCCCTGAGGTTGTCACCAG GAAGCAGTACGGGCCTAAGGTTGACATCTGGAGTTTGGGCATCATGGCTATTGAGATGATTGAGGGAGAACCTCCCTACCTGAATGAAAACCCACTCAGG GCCCTGTACCTGATTGCAACAAACGGCAAGCCAGAGATCAAGGAGAAGCAGAAACTGTCTCCAGTCTTCCAGGACTTTCTGGACAAATGTCTTGAGGTGGATGTGGAGAAGAGAGCATCAGCTTCAGAACTACTGAAG CATCCGTTCCTGCGACTAGCCAAGCCTTTAGCCAGTCTAGTCCCACTCATCCTTGCCGCTAAGGAGGCACAGAAGGGAcactga
- the LOC137281256 gene encoding eukaryotic translation initiation factor 4E type 2-like, translating to MNNKFDALKVADDSGEEDNSDSPPRPPPKPGPGEHPLQYNYSFWFSRRTPGKQTTSYDQNLKLVASFASVEQFWMYYSHLVRPGDLSGHSDYHLFKDGIRPMWEDSANKSGGKWIIRLKKGLASRCWENLVLAMLGEQFMVGEEICGAVVSIRYQEDILALWNRTAYDQVTTSRIRDTLKRVLNLPPNTIMEYKTHTDSIKDNSSFRNTDVFMRF from the exons ATGAACAACAAATTTGATGC atTAAAAGTTGCGGATGACAGTGGAGAGGAAGACAACTCAGATTCACCACCTCGGCCACCACCA AAACCAGGTCCTGGTGAACACCCTCTGCAATACAACTACTCATTCTGGTTCTCCCGGAGAACGCCTGGCAAACAGACAACAAGTTATGATCAGAATCTCAAGTTGGTGGCATCATTTGCATCT GTGGAGCAGTTCTGGATGTACTACAGTCATCTAGTCCGACCGGGAGATCTGTCAGGTCACAGTGACTATCACTTATTTAAAGATGGAATCCGGCCAATGTGGGAG GACAGCGCCAACAAGTCTGGAGGCAAGTGGATCATCCGTCTGAAGAAAGGATTGGCATCTCGGTGCTGGGAGAACCTGGTGCTGGCCATGCTGGGGGAACAGTTCATGGTAGGGGAGGAGATTTGTGGTGCCGTCGTCTCCATCAGATACCAG GAGGACATCCTTGCCTTGTGGAACCGGACAGCCTATGACCAAGTGACTACCTCCAGAATCCGAGACACGCTGAAACGAGTCCTCAACCTTCCACCCAACACAATCATGGAGTACAAGACGCACACAGACAGCATCAA GGATAACTCAAGTTTCCGCAACACTGATGTCTTCATGAG gttTTAA
- the LOC137282237 gene encoding mediator of RNA polymerase II transcription subunit 4-like: MAAASTRLKLLSLIEDIEIISKELFDLMSTPKGQQRSDAPDTVSLMELLMEKDKDVKKTLQLAEEQAGIQKVLDALKSEVDSRDQDIKNLQRNLKEAETILETAMYQAKQKLNTISQASKKAVSSEELIKFAHRISASNAVAAPVTWQPGDPRRPYPTELEMRHGVLAQGTYTDASVSSRPGQHSQDQGTPTTVGASGGLSWQPPQDLPVSLPSSTPQPPSDPLKGHNKENEEVELMSSDSSSSSSSDE, from the exons ATGGCGGCAGCAAGTACTCGATTGAAGTTGCTCTCACTAATAGAAgatattgaaattatatctaa AGAGTTGTTTGATTTGATGAGCACGCCTAAAGGGCAGCAAAGATCAGATGCTCCAGACACAGTATCTCTGATGGAGCTACTGATGGAAAAAGATAAAGATGTCAAGAAGACACTTCAGCTAG CGGAAGAACAAGCAGGTATACAGAAAGTATTGGATGCTCTGAAGTCAGAGGTTGACAGTCGGGACCAAGATATAAAAAATTTACAGAGGAATCTCAAAGAGGCAGAAACTATTCTG GAAACAGCTATGTACCAGGCCAAACAAAAGTTGAACACAATATCCCAAGCCAGCAAGAAGGCAGTATCGTCAGAGGAACTTATCAAGTTTGCACACAGAATCAGTGCCAGTAATGCAGTAGCTGCACCAGTCACATGGCAGccag GTGATCCACGTCGACCTTATCCAACGGAGCTGGAGATGAGACATGGAGTGTTAGCTCAGGGAACATATACAGATGCCTCAGTGTCATCCAGACCGGGGCAGCACAGTCAAG ATCAAGGCACACCAACAACAGTTGGTGCGAGTGGTGGGTTGTCATGGCAACCACCACAAGACCTGCCTGTATCGCTACCATCAAGCACACCCCAGCCCCCATCCGACCCCCTCAAGGGACATAACAAGGAGAATGAGGAAGTGGAGCTTATGTCTAGCGATTCATCTAGTAGTAGTTCTAGTGATGAATAA